From Ancylobacter pratisalsi, one genomic window encodes:
- the hutC gene encoding histidine utilization repressor, with protein MTVSLDQFPQDPAPLYERVERFILGKIESGEWGTSHRLPSEPEFSRLLGISRMTINRAMRELARRNVIDRIPGVGTFVASAKPASAAVEIHNIADHIRSRGEVHSSRVIELRAVVPPREVSFGMGTTEKTKLYRALIVHCANDVPVQLEDRYVLPAFAPDFLKQDYAKGSTTAYLFSISPPTESDHLIEAMAGREEWCPHLDIAPGEPCLVVKRRTWVGTTITNYMTFVHPGSRYSLSGRTSSRD; from the coding sequence CAGGACCCGGCGCCGCTCTATGAGCGTGTCGAGCGGTTCATTCTCGGCAAGATCGAATCAGGCGAATGGGGCACCAGTCATCGCCTGCCGAGCGAACCCGAATTTTCCCGCCTTCTCGGCATTTCCCGCATGACGATCAACCGGGCCATGCGCGAACTGGCGCGGCGCAATGTGATTGACCGCATTCCGGGCGTGGGCACCTTCGTCGCCAGCGCCAAGCCGGCTTCGGCGGCGGTGGAGATCCACAACATCGCCGACCATATCCGCTCGCGCGGCGAGGTGCATTCGAGCCGGGTGATCGAACTGCGCGCGGTGGTGCCGCCGCGCGAGGTGAGCTTCGGCATGGGCACGACGGAGAAGACGAAGCTGTACCGGGCGCTGATCGTGCATTGCGCCAATGACGTGCCGGTGCAGCTGGAAGACCGCTACGTGCTGCCCGCCTTCGCCCCGGACTTCCTGAAGCAGGACTATGCCAAAGGAAGCACCACCGCCTATCTGTTCTCCATCTCCCCGCCGACCGAATCCGACCACCTGATCGAGGCCATGGCGGGGCGCGAGGAATGGTGCCCGCATCTCGACATCGCACCGGGCGAGCCCTGTCTGGTGGTCAAGCGCCGCACCTGGGTGGGGACGACGATCACCAACTACATGACCTTCGTGCATCCGGGCTCGCGCTACAGCCTTTCGGGACGCACCAGCAGCCGCGACTGA
- a CDS encoding CaiB/BaiF CoA transferase family protein: MAGSKPLDGIRVLDFSRVLAGPFCTALLADVGAEIIKVEPPQGDDYRHIGPFTGGEGGLFLLMNRNKRSMALDLKQDEARALAHELIAKSDVLIENFRPGVADRLGIGYEQARAINPGIIYLSISGFGQEGPLSKRPSYDIVAQAMAGMMSMTGEPDGSPTRVGDALGDLSSGLYGAWAVAVALVGRLRGGPGRRIDVAMFDSIFSLLPTPLSLMLFAGASPTRTGNHHAISTPFGSFAARDGQVIIAVANNALFIRLAGAMGQPELATDPRFSSDSLRTAHADVLKPLVEQWTRGFSVDEVVEKLDAEGVPASPIWSIEQAASSAHVAFRKLFADVEHPAAGSIRVMEQPVHFQGMARGEVAPAPLLGEHTDAILEEVLGMPAERREELRRAGVI; this comes from the coding sequence GTGGCCGGATCAAAGCCGCTCGACGGCATTCGTGTACTCGACTTTTCCCGTGTTCTTGCCGGTCCGTTCTGTACTGCCCTGCTGGCCGATGTCGGCGCCGAGATCATCAAGGTCGAGCCGCCGCAGGGTGATGACTACCGCCATATCGGCCCCTTCACCGGCGGCGAGGGTGGGCTGTTTCTGCTGATGAACCGCAACAAGCGCAGCATGGCGCTCGACCTCAAGCAGGACGAGGCCCGCGCGCTGGCTCATGAGCTGATCGCCAAGAGCGACGTGCTGATCGAGAATTTCCGGCCGGGCGTCGCCGATCGTCTCGGCATTGGCTACGAGCAGGCGCGGGCGATCAATCCCGGCATCATCTATCTCTCGATTTCCGGCTTCGGGCAGGAGGGGCCGCTGTCGAAGCGCCCTTCCTACGACATCGTCGCGCAGGCCATGGCCGGCATGATGAGCATGACGGGCGAGCCTGATGGCTCACCGACGCGGGTGGGTGATGCGCTCGGCGATCTGTCCTCGGGGCTCTATGGCGCCTGGGCGGTGGCGGTGGCGCTGGTCGGCCGGCTGCGTGGCGGACCGGGACGGCGGATCGACGTCGCCATGTTCGATTCCATCTTCTCGCTGCTGCCGACGCCGCTGAGCCTGATGCTGTTCGCCGGCGCCAGTCCGACGCGCACGGGCAACCACCACGCCATTTCGACGCCCTTCGGCAGTTTTGCCGCGCGTGACGGCCAGGTCATCATCGCGGTTGCCAATAATGCCCTTTTCATCCGGCTGGCGGGCGCGATGGGGCAGCCTGAGCTTGCCACCGATCCGCGCTTCTCCAGCGACAGTCTCCGCACCGCGCACGCGGATGTCCTCAAGCCGCTGGTCGAACAATGGACGCGCGGATTTTCGGTGGACGAAGTGGTGGAGAAGCTCGACGCCGAGGGCGTTCCCGCCTCGCCGATCTGGTCGATCGAACAGGCGGCGTCCAGCGCTCATGTCGCCTTCCGCAAGCTGTTTGCCGATGTCGAGCATCCGGCCGCCGGCAGCATTCGGGTGATGGAGCAGCCGGTGCATTTCCAAGGCATGGCGCGGGGCGAGGTGGCGCCTGCTCCGCTGCTGGGCGAGCACACGGACGCGATCCTGGAGGAGGTGCTCGGCATGCCGGCCGAGCGCCGCGAGGAACTGCGACGCGCCGGCGTTATCTAG
- a CDS encoding enoyl-CoA hydratase/isomerase family protein, translating into MAEIAADAGRIGLDITGGIARIVIDRPQHLNALNNRLRAELADAVAHAGASPDTRVIVLRGAGERAFVAGADIEELIDLDEAGSIALSDSIADFHDLLAGLSVPVIAAIRGWCLGGGLELALAADIRLASEDARFGLPEIKLGILPGGGGIARLLRVAPGAGHLCLTGAIIQAERALHAGLVSEVCSEEAFDARVDTLATELAGFSPPALKAMKAALALPLTLPLPEATRQEGRIGAPLYGTPEQRAAMAAFLEARASRRAK; encoded by the coding sequence ATGGCGGAGATCGCGGCGGACGCAGGGCGGATCGGGCTCGACATCACCGGCGGGATCGCCCGCATCGTGATCGACCGACCCCAGCACCTCAATGCCCTGAACAACCGCCTCCGGGCCGAACTGGCTGACGCCGTCGCACATGCCGGCGCCTCTCCCGACACCCGCGTCATCGTTCTGCGCGGGGCCGGGGAGCGCGCCTTCGTCGCCGGCGCCGACATTGAGGAGTTGATCGACCTCGACGAAGCGGGCTCCATCGCGCTGTCGGACTCCATTGCCGACTTCCACGACCTTCTGGCCGGGCTATCGGTACCGGTCATCGCCGCCATCCGCGGCTGGTGCCTGGGCGGCGGGCTGGAGCTGGCGCTGGCCGCCGATATCCGCCTCGCCAGCGAAGATGCCCGCTTCGGCCTGCCGGAAATCAAGCTCGGCATTCTGCCCGGCGGCGGCGGCATCGCGCGGCTGTTGCGGGTGGCGCCGGGCGCGGGCCATCTGTGCCTGACCGGCGCCATCATCCAGGCCGAGCGCGCGCTCCACGCCGGGCTGGTCAGCGAGGTCTGCTCGGAGGAGGCATTCGACGCCCGCGTCGACACGCTGGCCACGGAGCTTGCCGGCTTCAGCCCGCCCGCGCTCAAGGCCATGAAGGCCGCGCTCGCCCTGCCGCTCACCCTCCCCCTGCCGGAAGCGACACGGCAGGAGGGGCGCATCGGCGCTCCGCTCTACGGCACGCCCGAGCAGCGCGCGGCGATGGCGGCGTTTCTTGAGGCACGGGCCAGCCGTCGCGCCAAATGA
- a CDS encoding hydantoinase/oxoprolinase family protein, translated as MYTIDIDTGGTFTDGYVAGPERKVGVKVDTTPHDLTLCFWNCIESGARAVGLATSELLAQTRVVRFSSTIATNAAVQLSGPKLGVIVTRGAEDTLYGVGADNPLFAFLPARLVVGLDEEVDASGRVVRAPSTDEIEEKARAILEQGARMVVICLANAHHNPANEKKVRAVLEASYPRHYLGAVPMLASHQISMVPDDALRTNTAVINAYFHRSLAQSLYKAEDLVRNNRYRHPLMVVTADFGCTRVAKTRAINAYQSGPAACVRGAGVTADALGHAKVLVIDVGGTTSDVAYIANGRPNGASQRPIRDVDVLQRIPDIISYGVGGGSKIRAKGGALSVGPDSQGAVPGPAAFGLGGSMATPTDVWLALGLIEADAYLGGRKKLKAELARGVIEKQIAAPLGCTVGAAALAAKEAVEARLAAYIREGRFLAEGADFSDVTLYAVGGGGGLLTVGVAEKLGAGSAYFPLTAPVFSAFGASTLDVAHHYEAILPAGAEMAAIEAKITVMTGEAARDMRGEGFLPADVDSTIEATVYQGREPAGGIGPLPLGEEAMTAIGALVGTAGRGAGYIELRLTATGRIPHPVLAALGARAADADGALAGSREIITPEGRVRAPVYRFDELPIGAAIAGPAIAETEHTSILVPAGRTLEIDSHGGGVVEITS; from the coding sequence GTGTACACCATCGATATCGACACCGGCGGAACCTTCACCGATGGCTATGTGGCGGGTCCCGAGCGCAAGGTCGGGGTCAAGGTGGACACCACCCCCCATGATCTGACGCTGTGCTTCTGGAACTGCATCGAGAGCGGGGCCAGGGCGGTGGGGCTGGCGACCAGCGAATTGCTGGCGCAAACGCGCGTGGTGCGCTTTTCCTCCACCATCGCCACCAATGCCGCGGTCCAGCTCTCCGGTCCCAAGCTCGGCGTCATCGTCACGCGCGGGGCCGAGGACACACTCTACGGGGTGGGTGCTGACAATCCGCTGTTCGCCTTCCTGCCGGCGCGGCTGGTGGTCGGGCTGGACGAGGAGGTGGACGCGTCGGGCCGGGTGGTGAGGGCCCCCTCAACCGACGAGATTGAGGAAAAGGCGCGGGCCATACTGGAGCAGGGCGCGCGCATGGTCGTCATCTGCCTCGCCAACGCCCACCACAATCCGGCCAACGAGAAGAAGGTCCGCGCGGTACTGGAGGCCTCCTATCCGCGGCACTATCTCGGCGCGGTGCCGATGCTGGCCTCGCACCAGATTTCCATGGTGCCGGATGACGCGCTGCGCACCAACACCGCCGTGATCAACGCCTATTTCCACCGCTCGCTGGCGCAGTCGCTCTACAAGGCGGAGGATCTGGTCCGCAACAACCGCTACCGCCATCCGCTGATGGTCGTGACCGCGGATTTCGGGTGCACCCGCGTGGCGAAAACCCGGGCCATCAACGCCTATCAATCCGGTCCTGCGGCCTGCGTGCGCGGTGCCGGGGTGACAGCGGATGCGCTGGGTCATGCCAAAGTGCTGGTGATCGATGTCGGCGGCACGACCTCGGATGTCGCCTATATCGCCAATGGCCGTCCCAACGGCGCCAGCCAGCGCCCGATCCGTGACGTCGACGTGCTCCAGCGCATTCCCGACATCATCTCCTATGGCGTTGGCGGTGGCTCGAAGATACGGGCGAAGGGCGGCGCGCTCAGCGTGGGTCCCGACAGCCAGGGCGCGGTGCCGGGCCCTGCCGCCTTCGGGCTTGGCGGCTCGATGGCGACCCCGACCGATGTCTGGCTCGCCCTCGGACTGATCGAGGCTGATGCCTATCTGGGCGGGCGCAAGAAGCTGAAGGCCGAGCTGGCGCGCGGCGTGATCGAAAAGCAGATCGCCGCGCCTCTCGGCTGCACGGTGGGAGCCGCCGCGCTTGCGGCCAAGGAGGCAGTCGAGGCCCGGCTGGCGGCGTATATCCGCGAGGGTCGCTTCCTGGCGGAAGGCGCGGACTTCAGTGACGTGACGCTTTATGCGGTCGGCGGGGGCGGGGGGCTCCTGACGGTGGGCGTTGCCGAGAAGCTCGGCGCCGGGAGCGCCTATTTCCCCCTCACCGCGCCGGTGTTTTCCGCCTTCGGGGCGTCCACGCTCGATGTCGCTCATCATTACGAGGCGATCCTGCCCGCCGGCGCCGAAATGGCGGCGATCGAGGCGAAGATCACGGTCATGACGGGCGAAGCCGCGCGCGACATGCGTGGCGAGGGCTTCCTGCCCGCCGATGTGGACAGCACGATCGAGGCGACGGTCTACCAAGGCCGTGAGCCGGCAGGCGGCATCGGCCCGCTTCCGCTCGGCGAGGAGGCGATGACGGCGATCGGTGCGCTGGTTGGCACGGCGGGCCGCGGGGCCGGCTATATCGAGCTGCGCCTCACCGCGACCGGGCGCATTCCCCATCCGGTGCTCGCGGCGCTTGGCGCGCGGGCGGCCGATGCCGATGGCGCGCTCGCCGGCAGCCGCGAGATCATCACGCCCGAGGGCCGTGTCCGCGCGCCGGTCTACCGCTTCGACGAGCTGCCGATCGGCGCCGCCATCGCCGGTCCGGCCATCGCCGAGACCGAGCATACCTCGATCCTCGTGCCGGCGGGGCGGACGCTGGAGATCGACAGCCATGGGGGCGGCGTTGTGGAGATCACGTCATGA
- a CDS encoding acetone carboxylase subunit gamma, with translation MTGKVEITEYLAIDLARERWECRRCDHDLGSARANYKEGCVVADRDPREVHEPVVEGEYTFAPDPEWCRLVEFYCPNCATLIEVEYLPPGHPITHDIELDIDALKARHGA, from the coding sequence ATGACCGGGAAGGTTGAGATCACCGAATATCTCGCCATCGATCTGGCCAGGGAGCGCTGGGAGTGCCGGCGCTGCGACCACGATCTGGGTTCGGCGCGCGCCAACTACAAGGAAGGCTGCGTCGTGGCCGACCGCGACCCACGCGAGGTTCACGAGCCGGTGGTGGAAGGCGAATACACCTTCGCGCCCGACCCCGAATGGTGCCGGCTGGTCGAATTCTACTGCCCGAACTGCGCGACGCTGATCGAGGTCGAGTACCTGCCGCCCGGCCATCCGATCACCCACGACATCGAACTCGACATCGACGCGCTCAAAGCCCGGCACGGGGCATGA
- a CDS encoding hydantoinase/oxoprolinase family protein: MTTAIDIDIGGTFTDCYIARGDTSVWCKARTTAYDLSVCTLQAIEEGADKLDISVEELLAETGIVRYSSTIAMNKLIQRNGPKVALITTHGFEDTIFIGRCSQWADGLPFKTTRNIARMKRPQSLVDREMVVGVAERVDSTGEVIYPLDEKLFLEQLRGLVDRGARSFVVSLLWSFMNPSHEQRIKELILEEYGDAYLGSMPVFLSSEVSPRIFEYPRTMMTLLNGYLHQAMYHELMGIAEEFRERAYRKPLMMVHNTGGMASVLKTSAVNTFNGGPVAGVMGSFHLAPLYGFKNVISADMGGTSFDIGMVAEGSTRFYQFQPVIDTWTVDATILDVRSIGAGGGSIIQVNPLLGNQLTVGPESAGSHPGPACYDQGGALPTVTDADVVLGYLNPDTFHGGRLTLDRALARKAVEEKVAGPLGIPVEEAALLAKRVIDGTMGGEIYKETVLKGFDPRDFILFALGGAGPVHATGFAEAAQLETVVVFPYSSTFCAFGSSTMDIVHLYEQSLHLHLMDLHGRTFDDFATFNAVVDALIERGRQDFRGEGVDPDRAEWQLELDMKFGGQLNTSRTISPVLHLGSAEDVGALYKAFEADYAAAYSAMGLTPEAGVEIENFVIRATVRMPKPAVKKLPLSCADASAARTGTRAAFWQGIGWHDTDLYDRDRLVPGNAFDGPALIEASDTTIVIEPGWNFLLDEYGNGLIRRLGTAPRPRSQEG, from the coding sequence ATGACCACCGCAATCGACATCGACATCGGCGGCACCTTCACCGACTGCTATATCGCCCGGGGCGATACCAGCGTGTGGTGCAAGGCGCGCACGACCGCCTACGATCTCTCGGTCTGCACCCTGCAGGCGATCGAGGAGGGCGCGGACAAGCTCGACATCTCGGTCGAGGAACTGCTCGCCGAGACCGGCATCGTGCGCTACTCCTCGACCATCGCCATGAACAAGCTGATCCAGCGCAACGGCCCCAAGGTCGCGCTGATCACCACCCATGGTTTCGAGGACACCATCTTCATCGGCCGCTGCAGCCAGTGGGCCGACGGCCTGCCCTTCAAGACCACGCGCAACATCGCGCGCATGAAGCGCCCGCAATCGCTGGTCGACCGCGAGATGGTGGTCGGGGTCGCCGAACGCGTCGATTCCACCGGCGAGGTCATCTATCCGCTCGACGAGAAGTTGTTCCTGGAACAGCTGCGCGGCCTGGTCGACCGGGGCGCCCGCAGCTTCGTGGTCTCGCTGCTGTGGTCGTTCATGAACCCCTCGCATGAGCAGCGCATCAAGGAGCTGATCCTGGAGGAATATGGCGACGCCTATCTCGGCTCGATGCCGGTCTTCCTCTCCAGCGAGGTCTCGCCGCGCATCTTCGAGTATCCGCGCACGATGATGACGCTGCTGAACGGCTATCTTCATCAGGCGATGTATCACGAGCTGATGGGCATCGCGGAGGAGTTCCGCGAGCGTGCCTACCGCAAGCCGCTGATGATGGTTCACAACACCGGCGGCATGGCCTCCGTGCTGAAGACCTCGGCGGTGAACACCTTCAATGGCGGGCCGGTCGCCGGGGTCATGGGGAGCTTTCACCTCGCCCCGCTCTACGGCTTCAAGAACGTGATTTCCGCCGATATGGGCGGCACCAGTTTCGATATCGGCATGGTGGCCGAGGGCTCGACCCGTTTCTACCAGTTCCAGCCCGTCATCGACACCTGGACGGTGGACGCCACCATTCTCGACGTGCGCTCCATCGGGGCGGGCGGTGGCTCGATCATCCAGGTCAACCCGCTGCTGGGCAACCAGCTCACGGTCGGGCCCGAAAGCGCGGGCTCGCATCCCGGCCCCGCCTGCTACGACCAGGGTGGCGCACTGCCCACCGTCACCGACGCGGACGTCGTGCTGGGCTATCTCAATCCCGACACCTTCCACGGCGGACGCCTCACGCTCGACCGCGCGCTGGCCCGCAAGGCGGTAGAGGAGAAGGTGGCCGGGCCGCTGGGCATCCCGGTGGAGGAAGCCGCGCTGCTGGCCAAGCGGGTCATCGACGGCACCATGGGCGGCGAGATCTACAAGGAGACCGTGCTCAAGGGGTTCGACCCGCGCGACTTCATCCTGTTCGCGCTGGGCGGTGCCGGGCCGGTCCATGCCACCGGCTTCGCCGAGGCGGCGCAGCTCGAGACCGTGGTGGTATTCCCCTATTCCTCGACCTTCTGCGCCTTCGGCTCCTCCACCATGGACATCGTCCATCTCTACGAGCAGTCGCTGCATCTCCACCTGATGGACCTGCACGGCAGGACCTTTGACGATTTCGCGACCTTCAACGCGGTGGTCGACGCGCTGATCGAGCGCGGCCGGCAGGACTTCCGCGGTGAAGGGGTGGATCCCGACAGGGCCGAATGGCAGCTTGAACTGGACATGAAGTTCGGCGGCCAGCTCAACACCAGCCGCACCATCTCCCCGGTGCTGCATCTCGGCTCGGCCGAAGATGTCGGCGCGCTCTACAAGGCGTTCGAGGCCGACTATGCCGCCGCTTACAGCGCCATGGGCCTGACCCCGGAGGCGGGCGTCGAAATCGAGAATTTCGTCATCCGCGCCACGGTGCGCATGCCCAAGCCGGCGGTGAAGAAGCTGCCGCTGTCGTGCGCCGACGCCTCGGCGGCGCGCACCGGCACCCGCGCGGCGTTCTGGCAGGGCATCGGCTGGCACGACACCGACCTTTACGACCGCGACCGGCTCGTCCCCGGCAACGCGTTCGATGGTCCGGCGCTGATCGAGGCGTCTGACACCACCATCGTCATCGAGCCGGGCTGGAACTTCCTGCTCGACGAATACGGCAACGGTCTCATCCGCCGCCTCGGCACCGCACCTCGTCCCCGCTCGCAAGAAGGCTGA
- a CDS encoding hydantoinase B/oxoprolinase family protein, translated as MFDMELVTSGLKPTPATPEALAAMEELGPGDYEIFSEKLNMILEEGKKVMTLMGISSMLHSGDTMAGLYTAEGDLVTTACGTYLHCVTGQIPVKFILRYFEQDPSVGVREGDVFYCNEAIYGGIHNPDQFAIMPIFHEGAIVSWVVVGAHQSETGGKEPGGEITTAVSRHDEGMKLTPIKIGENYRLKTDILMMMENFISRAPRMQVTDVKARVAACDRIRLRVQELAAKRGARFLSGLFRKMIKESEDGARKRISTWNDGVYRHVVFIDTTGAEASLLRVPIAVHKKGDHLTIDLTGTSPEHEGSFQALAPSVRAHCAVNLYQFPFHDFPISAGTMEPVDFIIPHGTIMDPDPEAAISCSPITASAVFPLLGVAISKMMYDSPQRDLVCGFCSSNSSAPMIACTNQHGAKVVDFMGFPLNAWGLSARHDMDGIDAFGFPHGPWGKGPDVEDIERAFPLLHLYQKNMPDSGGFGRYRGGNGVTIAYVVHKVPYAVFTATTKESKFPTHTGLFGGYSETVVPAIRVIETDAIAAMEDGTVRLADGDVDLVKDNPFGGSIVMEHQARPARVVHRGEIICSSTQGGGGYGDVLERPAVEVAEDVRTRAITRETAQRVYHVLLEPGTFTVDVEATDAARMEARRARLARARPYGEFMREWTQKRPHPQALKFFGSWPDAKPNREVIRI; from the coding sequence ATGTTCGACATGGAACTGGTCACGTCCGGCCTCAAGCCGACCCCGGCGACCCCCGAGGCGCTCGCCGCCATGGAGGAACTGGGGCCGGGCGACTACGAGATCTTTTCCGAGAAGCTGAACATGATCCTGGAGGAGGGCAAGAAGGTGATGACCCTGATGGGCATCTCCTCCATGCTGCATTCCGGCGACACCATGGCCGGCCTCTACACCGCCGAGGGCGACCTCGTGACCACGGCGTGCGGCACCTATCTGCACTGCGTCACCGGCCAGATTCCGGTGAAGTTCATCCTGCGCTATTTCGAGCAGGACCCGAGCGTGGGCGTGCGCGAGGGCGACGTGTTCTACTGCAACGAGGCGATCTATGGCGGCATCCACAATCCCGACCAGTTCGCCATCATGCCGATCTTCCATGAGGGGGCGATCGTCTCCTGGGTCGTGGTTGGCGCGCACCAGTCCGAGACCGGTGGCAAGGAGCCGGGCGGCGAGATCACGACGGCGGTGAGCCGTCACGACGAGGGCATGAAGCTCACGCCGATCAAGATCGGTGAGAACTACCGGCTCAAGACTGACATTCTGATGATGATGGAGAACTTCATCTCGCGGGCGCCGCGCATGCAGGTGACGGATGTGAAGGCGCGCGTGGCGGCGTGCGACCGCATCCGGCTGCGCGTGCAGGAACTCGCCGCCAAGCGCGGCGCCCGCTTCCTGTCCGGCCTGTTCCGCAAGATGATCAAGGAATCCGAGGACGGCGCGCGCAAGCGTATCTCGACCTGGAACGACGGTGTCTATCGCCATGTCGTCTTCATCGACACCACGGGCGCGGAGGCGAGCCTGCTGCGGGTTCCGATCGCGGTCCACAAGAAGGGCGATCACCTTACCATCGACCTGACCGGCACGTCCCCCGAGCACGAGGGCTCGTTCCAGGCGCTGGCGCCTTCGGTGCGGGCGCATTGTGCGGTGAATCTCTACCAGTTCCCGTTTCACGATTTCCCGATCTCGGCGGGAACCATGGAGCCGGTGGATTTCATCATTCCGCACGGGACCATCATGGATCCCGACCCGGAGGCGGCGATCTCCTGCTCGCCGATTACCGCCTCGGCGGTGTTCCCGCTGCTTGGCGTCGCGATTTCCAAGATGATGTATGATAGCCCCCAGCGCGATTTGGTTTGCGGCTTCTGCTCGTCCAATTCCTCCGCGCCGATGATCGCCTGCACCAACCAGCACGGGGCCAAGGTGGTGGACTTCATGGGCTTCCCGCTCAACGCCTGGGGCCTGTCGGCGCGCCACGACATGGACGGTATCGACGCCTTCGGCTTCCCGCACGGGCCGTGGGGCAAGGGGCCGGACGTAGAGGACATCGAGCGCGCCTTCCCGCTGCTGCATCTCTACCAGAAGAACATGCCGGATTCGGGTGGCTTCGGGCGCTACCGCGGCGGCAATGGCGTGACCATCGCCTATGTCGTGCACAAGGTGCCCTATGCGGTGTTCACCGCGACCACCAAGGAGTCCAAGTTCCCCACCCATACCGGCCTGTTCGGTGGCTACTCCGAAACCGTGGTGCCGGCGATCCGCGTGATCGAGACCGACGCGATCGCGGCGATGGAGGACGGCACGGTGCGGCTGGCGGACGGCGATGTGGATCTGGTGAAGGACAACCCCTTCGGCGGCAGCATCGTCATGGAGCATCAGGCGCGTCCGGCCCGCGTGGTCCATCGCGGCGAGATCATCTGTTCCTCGACGCAGGGTGGGGGCGGCTATGGCGACGTGCTGGAGCGTCCCGCCGTCGAGGTTGCCGAGGATGTGCGCACCCGCGCGATCACGCGCGAGACCGCGCAGCGGGTCTATCACGTGCTGCTGGAGCCGGGCACCTTCACCGTCGACGTGGAAGCGACGGACGCCGCCCGCATGGAGGCCCGCCGCGCCCGTCTCGCCCGCGCCCGCCCCTATGGCGAATTCATGCGCGAGTGGACGCAGAAACGCCCGCACCCGCAGGCGCTGAAGTTCTTCGGCTCCTGGCCGGATGCCAAGCCGAACCGCGAGGTGATCCGCATCTGA